In Oxyura jamaicensis isolate SHBP4307 breed ruddy duck chromosome 21, BPBGC_Ojam_1.0, whole genome shotgun sequence, a single genomic region encodes these proteins:
- the CCNL2 gene encoding cyclin-L2 isoform X2 has product MNDSLRTDVFVRFQPESIACACIYLAARTLEIPLPNRPHWFLLFGTTEEEIQEICIKILQLYTRKKVDLSDLESKVEKKKLAIEEAKAQAKGLLPEGAPNLDNPSGFSPAPKNESPKEVKGNKPSPLPVQAMKNAKRKTEGAKRTGSNSPVNGVQKGRESRSRSGSRDQSYSRSPSRSASPKHRKSESYSTSSGSKSHSRSRSRSDSPPRQFNHSSSYKGSKMRSYKKSKDYKYSAHKPRKSRSRSSSRSRSRSRERSDHSGKYKKKSHYYRNHRHERSRSYERASHRYDRDHPGHSRHRR; this is encoded by the exons ATGAATGATAGCCTGAGAACAGATGTCTTTGTAAGATTTCAGCCAGAAAGCATTGCCTGTGCATGTATTTACCTTGCAGCTAGAACATTGGAG ATTCCCCTTCCTAATCGTCCGCACTGGTTTTTACTCTTTGGAACAACAGAGGAAGAGATTCAAGAAATCTGCATAAAAATCTTGCAGCTCTATACTAGGAagaag GTTGATTTGTCTGATCTGGAAAGTaaagtggaaaagaagaaactggCAATTGAAGAGGCAAAAGCACAAGCTAAAGGTCTTCTACCTGAAGGAGCCCCAAATTTGGATAACCCATCAGGATTTTCCCCTGCACCAAAAAATG AGTCTCCAAAAGAGGTTAAAGGAAATAAACCCTCACCGCTACCTGTTCAGGCAATGAAGAAtgctaaaaggaaaacagagggagCAAAAAGAACGGGTTCAAATAGTCCAGTGAATGG cgttcagaaaggaagagaaagcagaagtcGAAGTGGAAGTCGAGATCAAAGTTACTCAAGATCACCATCCAGATCCGCATCTCCTAAGCACAG gaaaagtgaaagttattccACGTCAAGTGGCTCGAAGTCCCATAGCCGTTCGAGGAGCCGCAGTGACTCTCCTCCAAGACAGTTCAACCACAGTTCCAGTTACAAAGGTTCCAAGATGAGAAGTTACAAGAAATCAAAAGACTATAAGTACTCGGCACACAAACCACGGAAATCGCGCAGCAGGAGCTCGTCGCGTTCCAGGAGCCGGTCCCGGGAGCGCTCCGATCATTCAGGGAAGTACAAGAAGAAGAGTCACTACTACAGAAATCACAGGCATGAGCGTTCGCGCTCCTACGAGCGAGCAAGCCATCGCTATGACCGCGACCATCCTGGCCACAGCAGGCACAGGCGATGA